A single genomic interval of Dromiciops gliroides isolate mDroGli1 chromosome 1, mDroGli1.pri, whole genome shotgun sequence harbors:
- the MAN2B1 gene encoding lysosomal alpha-mannosidase, whose product MAAGCWARAPGLTLRLLLLVAAAALCPGAGAKDGRCDYYELCPATKSSMLNVHLLPHTHDDVGWLKTVDQYYYGARDSIQHAGVQYILDSVVSALLANESRRFIYVEIAFFSYWWNQQTAQMQQEVRQLVCQGRLQFANGGWVMNDEAATYYAAIIDQMTLGLNFLKDTFGDCGRPRVAWHIDPFGHSREQASLFAQMGFDGYFFGRLDYQDKKRRKIQKEMEQVWRASANLQPPQADLFTGVLPNGYNPPMDLCWDVLCFDYPVVDDPDSPEYNAKTLVNYFLNISAVQAQSYRTNHIVMTMGSDFHYENAHMWFKNMDKLVQMVNAQQSKGSHVNVLYSTPACYLWELNKANLTWTVKQDDFFPYADGPHQFWTGYFTSRPALKRYERLSHKFLQVCNQLEVLAGPAALMGPYGQGSSARLRQAMAVAQHHDAVSGTSKQHVANDYARQLAAGWEKCQVLVSNALASLGGSKEDFVFCNLLNISVCPLTQTAGRFQAILYNPLAWNVTQTVRLPVSDWAYDVRSPSGQIVPSEVIDVSAKRLENSHPELIFPASAPPLGFSVYSVTRVPSRTPKFRDCCSSSVAQNFGRPLVIQNEHLRVTFDPNTGLLQEIENLDRGLRLPVSQAFYWYNASSGDFMHPQPSGAYIFRPDKTKPYLLRHWVKTHLVKASLVQEVHQNFSAWCSQVVRLYPGQRHLELEWTVGPVPVGDGWGKEIISRFDSPLKTNGRFYTDSNGREILERRRDYRPTWDLNQTEPVAGNYYPVNSRIYITDGQIQLTVLTDRSQGGSSLRDGSLELMVHRRLLLDDNRGVGEALLEPGDGPGTGLVVRGRHLVLLDTVEAAAAGHRLQAQREALAPQLVLAPAGQGTPYSPGTPALTQFSGLRRELHPAVHLLTLARWGPSTVLLRLEHIFERGEGSTFNLSQPVTLDLQDLFSAFTISHLEETTLSADQPLSKATRLQWRTSTGGPAPLQPASFLDPSAVTLQPMEIRTFLASVTWNEERAR is encoded by the exons CTCGAGATAGCATCCAGCATGCTGGTGTGCAGTACATCTTGGACTCAGTGGTATCAGCTCTGCTGGCCAATGAGTCCCGTCGCTTCATCTATGTTGAAATCGCTTTCTTCTCCTACTGGTGGAACCAGCAGACAGCCCAGATGCAGCAGGAAGTTCGACAGCTGGTCTGCCAGG GGAGGCTGCAGTTTGCCAACGGAGGCTGGGTCATGAATGATGAGGCTGCCACATACTATGCAGCCATCATCGACCAGATGACTTTGGGGCTGAACTTCCTGAAAGATACCTTTGGGGATTGTGGCCGCCCTCGAGTCGCTTGGCATATTGACCCCTTTGGCCATTCACGGGAGCAGGCTTCCCTCTTTGCCCAG ATGGGCTTTGATGGCTATTTCTTTGGCCGTCTGGATTATCAGGACAAGAAGAGGCGAAAGATTCAGAAGGAGATGGAGCAGGTCTGGAGGGCAAGTGCCAACTTACAACCTCCTCAAGCTGACCTTTTCACTG GTGTCCTACCCAATGGCTACAACCCACCCATGGATCTCTGCTGGGATGTGCTTTGCTTTGACTACCCTGTAGTGGATGATCCAGACAGCCCAGAGTACAATGCAAAAACACTGGTCAACTACTTCCTGAACATCTCTGCTGTCCAG GCCCAGTCCTACCGCACTAACCACATTGTGATGACCATGGGTAGTGATTTCCATTATGAAAATGCCCATATGTGGTTCAAGAACATGGATAAGCTGGTTCAGATGGTCAATGCTCAG CAAAGCAAAGGGAGCCACGTCAATGTCCTCTACTCTACCCCAGCCTGTTACCTTTGGGAGCTGAACAAGGCCAACCTCACCTG GACAGTGAAGCAGGATGACTTCTTCCCCTATGCGGACGGCCCCCACCAGTTCTGGACTGGCTACTTCACCAGCCGCCCTGCCCTCAAGCGCTATGAGCGCCTGAGCCACAAATTTCTGCAG GTTTGTAACCAGCTGGAAGTCCTGGCTGGGCCTGCAGCCTTAATGGGACCCTATGGACAAGGCAGCAGTGCTCGCCTCA GACAAGCCATGGCTGTGGCCCAGCACCATGATGCCGTCAGCGGCACCTCAAAGCAGCATGTGGCCAATGACTATGCCCGGCAGCTGGCTGCAGGCTGGGAGAAGTGCCAG GTGCTGGTGAGCAATGCTTTGGCAAGTCTAGGGGGCTCCAAGGAGGATTTTGTGTTCTGTAACCTGCTGAATATCAGTGTGTGTCCACTGACCCAGACAGCCGGCCGT TTCCAGGCCATTCTGTACAATCCCTTGGCATGGAACGTCACCCAGACCGTGCGACTGCCTGTCAGTGATTGGGCCTATGATGTGCGAAGTCCCAGTGGGCAGATAGTGCCCAGCGAG GTTATTGATGTGTCAGCTAAACGATTAGAGAATTCCCATCCGGAGCTGATTTTCCCAGCCTCAGCACCTCCCCTTGGCTTCAGCGTTTATTCGGTGACTCGCGTGCCCAGCAGGACACCCAAATTCAGGGATTGTTGTTCTAGCTCTGTCGCCCAGAATTTTGGCCGTCCCCTGGTCATCCAGAATGAG CATCTCCGGGTTACATTTGATCCAAACACGGGGCTACTGCAGGAGATTGAAAACCTTGACCGTGGCTTGCGGTTGCCAGTCAGTCAGGCCTTCTACTG GTACAATGCCAGCAGTGGGGACTTCATGCACCCACAGCCCTCTGGGGCCTACATCTTCAGGCCAGACAAGACAAAACCATATCTTCTGAGGCATTGGGTCAAGACCCATCTGGTGAAG GCATCCCTGGTGCAGGAGGTGCATCAGAACTTCTCTGCCTGGTGCTCCCAGGTTGTGCGTCTATACCCTGGGCAGAGGCACTTGGAGCTAGAGTGGACGGTGGGGCCGGTGCCTGTGGG GGATGGCTGGGGAAAGGAAATCATCAGCCGCTTTGACTCCCCGTTGAAGACCAATGGGCGTTTCTATACTGACAGCAATGGGCGGGAGATCCTGGAGAGGAG GCGGGATTATCGGCCTACGTGGGATTTAAACCAGACCGAGCCTGTGGCTGGAAACTACTACCCTGTCAACAGCCGCATCTATATCACG GATGGGCAGATCCAGCTGACAGTGCTGACAGACCGGTCCCAAGGGGGCAGCAGCCTGAGGGACGGATCCCTGGAGCTGATG GTTCACCGTCGACTACTCTTGGATGATAACCGAGGGGTGGGTGAGGCCTTGTTGGAGCCCGGGGATGGGCCTGGCACTGGGCTGGTGGTGAGGGGCAGGCACCTGGTGCTACTGGACACAGTGGAGGCAGCAGCTGCTGGACACCGCCTCCAGGCCCAGAGGGAAGCTCTGGCCCCACAGCTGGTGCTGGCCCCTGCAGGGCAGGGCACCCCATACAGCCCGGGGACCCCTGCCCTCACACAG TTCTCTGGACTTAGAAGAGAGCTCCACCCAGCTGTGCACCTGCTGACCCTGGCCCGCTGGGGCCCCAGCACAGTCCTGTTGCGCCTGGAGCACATTTTTGAGCGTGGGGAGGGTAGCACCTTCAACCTGTCCCAGCCAGTGACCCTGGACCTCCAG GATCTGTTCTCAGCCTTCACCATCAGCCATCTGGAGGAGACCACTCTGTCAGCTGACCAGCCCCTGTCCAAGGCCACCCGGCTTCAGTGGAGGACCAGCACAGGAG GCCCGGCTCCTCTGCAGCCAGCGTCCTTCCTGGACCCCTCTGCAGTCACTCTCCAGCCCATGGAAATCCGCACCTTCCTGGCCTCTGTCACCTGGAATGAGGAAAGGGCCAGATGA